The sequence GACTTCTCGACGGCTGCCACCGAGTCACCGCCGCCGACGATCGTCGTGCCGGTGCATTTCGCCACCGACTGCGCCACCGACATCGTGCCTTTGGCGAACGCGTCCATCTCGAACACGCCCATCGGGCCGTTCCAGATAATCGTGTTCGAGCGCTGCACGACCAGTTCGAACGTGCGCATCGACTTCGGTCCGATGTCGAGCGCCATCCAGCCGTCCGGCACGCCTTCCAGTTCCGCGTCGACCACTTTGTGCTCGGCGTCCGCCTTGAATTCGCTCGCCACGACGAGGTCTTCCGGCAGGAACACCATCACGCCCATGCTTTCCGCTTTGCCGAGCAGAGCGGATGCCAGCTGTACCTTGTCCGCTTCGACCAGCGAGTTGCCCAGCTTGTAGCCCAGCGCTTTGAGGAAGGTGTTCGCCATGCCGCCGCCGATGATCATCTGGTCAACCTTGCCGAGCAGGTTTTCGATGACGGTGATCTTGTCCGACACTTTCGCGCCGCCGATGATCGCCGTGAACGGTCGGTTCGGATCTTCCAGCGCGCCGCCCATGAAGTTGATCTCTTTTTCCATCAGGAAGCCCGCCACCGCCGGCAGATAGTCGGCGATACCGGCCGTCGATGCGTGCGCGCGGTGCGCCGTGCCAAACGCATCGTTGACAAAAATGTCGGCCAGCGCCGCGAATTGCTTGGCCAGCTCCGGGTCGTTTTTCTCTTCGCCTTGATGGAAGCGGACGTTCTCGAGCAGCAGCACGTCGCCGTCCTGGAGCAGAGAAATGCGCTCCTGCACGGCCGGGCCGATCGAGTCCTGCGTCTTTTCCACGTTCTTGCCGAGCAGTGCGGAGAGGCGCTCTGCGACCGGCTCCAGCGAGTATTTCGCGTTCACTTCGCCTTTCGGACGGCCGAGGTGCGAAGCGAGGATGACGCGCGCGCCTTCGTCGATCAGGT comes from Tumebacillus sp. BK434 and encodes:
- a CDS encoding phosphoglycerate kinase, which gives rise to MNKQTVRDIDVKGKRVFVRCDFNVPLDGAKITDDTRIVAALPTIRYLIDEGARVILASHLGRPKGEVNAKYSLEPVAERLSALLGKNVEKTQDSIGPAVQERISLLQDGDVLLLENVRFHQGEEKNDPELAKQFAALADIFVNDAFGTAHRAHASTAGIADYLPAVAGFLMEKEINFMGGALEDPNRPFTAIIGGAKVSDKITVIENLLGKVDQMIIGGGMANTFLKALGYKLGNSLVEADKVQLASALLGKAESMGVMVFLPEDLVVASEFKADAEHKVVDAELEGVPDGWMALDIGPKSMRTFELVVQRSNTIIWNGPMGVFEMDAFAKGTMSVAQSVAKCTGTTIVGGGDSVAAVEKSGVSDKMSHISTGGGASLEFLEGKALPGVVALNDK